A section of the Pirellulales bacterium genome encodes:
- a CDS encoding RNA-binding protein — protein sequence MLAQSVFVVKELVVGKRLYVGNLAYSVTSQELETIFSAYGQVTNAMVMQDRDTGRSKGFGFVEMSTDQEAQAAIDGLHNQSNNGRPLTVNEARPKESGGGGRGGYGGGGGGGGGRGGGGGRGGGRGGYGGGGGGYDRD from the coding sequence GTGCTGGCACAGTCAGTGTTTGTTGTAAAGGAGCTGGTGGTGGGCAAGCGTTTGTATGTTGGAAACTTGGCGTATAGTGTCACCTCGCAGGAATTGGAAACGATCTTTTCGGCTTATGGCCAAGTGACCAATGCGATGGTGATGCAGGACCGCGACACAGGTCGCAGCAAGGGATTCGGCTTTGTGGAGATGAGCACCGATCAAGAAGCGCAAGCCGCTATTGATGGGTTGCATAATCAAAGCAATAATGGCCGTCCGTTGACCGTTAACGAAGCCCGTCCCAAGGAAAGTGGTGGCGGTGGACGTGGCGGCTACGGTGGTGGTGGTGGTGGTGGCGGCGGACGCGGTGGCGGCGGTGGTCGTGGCGGTGGACGCGGCGGCTACGGCGGCGGTGGTGGTGGTTACGATCGCGATTAA